The following proteins come from a genomic window of Mesorhizobium sp. 131-2-1:
- a CDS encoding DUF5602 domain-containing protein, protein MKKLALALVVTMASSLCAVAADEVTKSPPAAPYQQVSKLVKLPDFLPGMGQLFVDPTTLPAGPFLAYDHDGKLVSTIYMLPIKDLNPDKRFDDLASPGGNVDHVDVYYNAGHPGVAEPHVHVVLWHVSAADEARVAK, encoded by the coding sequence ATGAAAAAGCTCGCCCTCGCACTTGTCGTGACAATGGCCAGCTCGCTTTGCGCTGTGGCGGCGGATGAGGTCACCAAATCGCCGCCGGCAGCGCCCTACCAACAGGTCAGTAAGCTCGTGAAGCTGCCCGACTTCCTGCCGGGCATGGGCCAACTCTTCGTCGATCCAACGACATTGCCTGCCGGCCCGTTCCTTGCCTATGATCACGATGGCAAGCTTGTCAGCACGATCTACATGCTGCCGATCAAGGATCTCAATCCCGATAAGCGTTTTGACGACCTCGCTTCACCTGGAGGCAATGTCGACCATGTCGACGTCTACTACAATGCCGGCCATCCGGGAGTAGCTGAGCCGCATGTCCACGTCGTGCTGTGGCATGTTTCGGCGGCTGACGAGGCACGGGTCGCCAAATGA
- a CDS encoding plastocyanin/azurin family copper-binding protein — protein MMLTRREILGAGGGLAAALSLSSSAVWAGEIVEIRMQGDEDGSHVWFDPIGILIKPGQTVRWTNLNPGNSHTATAYNPANLGRPLRMPKAAKSWDSDYLLPNESFSVTFTEQGVYDYYCIPHEHAGMVGRIIVGEPEAHGWPELVGANGDLPEAALKAFPTVEEIMAKRIVRRA, from the coding sequence ATGATGCTCACGCGTCGTGAGATACTGGGCGCGGGCGGCGGGCTCGCCGCCGCCCTTTCGCTCTCTTCTTCGGCTGTGTGGGCCGGCGAGATTGTTGAAATTAGGATGCAAGGGGACGAAGACGGTTCACACGTCTGGTTCGACCCGATCGGCATTCTGATCAAACCAGGACAGACAGTCCGCTGGACCAATCTCAATCCCGGCAATTCGCACACGGCGACGGCGTACAATCCGGCAAATCTCGGGCGACCGCTTCGCATGCCCAAGGCGGCAAAATCATGGGATTCCGACTATCTTCTGCCGAACGAGAGTTTTTCGGTTACCTTCACCGAGCAGGGGGTCTATGATTATTATTGCATCCCGCATGAGCATGCCGGAATGGTTGGCCGTATTATCGTCGGCGAACCCGAGGCGCATGGCTGGCCTGAGCTTGTCGGTGCGAATGGCGACCTACCGGAGGCGGCACTCAAGGCATTTCCGACCGTCGAAGAGATCATGGCGAAAAGGATCGTCCGACGCGCTTAG
- a CDS encoding amino acid permease, with the protein MVGESKKHEGGVSYHIPGSEYFEKRVLKRHAGVFSLWALGVGAVISGDFSGWNLGFAVGGWGGMFVGTVLIAIMYLGLTYSIAEMSPALPHTGGAYSFARTAFGPWGGFITGIAENIEYVLTPAVVVYFIGTYMTAITGTPDAWQPVWWLIGYLIFVGLNVRGVALSFGVTVIVTLIALAILVFFFVSALASGQFDFAKNAMNIGIGPDGAAVALPDGGGPFLPFGLRGIFAAMPFAVWLFLAIEQLPLASEESVDPKRDMPKGIMLGMFTLLATGFLILIINPSLPDGAFAYGTSGEPILDGFRAIYGTGWAKVLALFAVAGLVASFHAIIFAYGRQIYSLSRAGYFPHFLSVTHGEHKTPNVALAAGSLVGFLVMVVIWFAQGGEAAGTYIGGTLLNMAVFGAMFSYLLQGLTFLQLRRRFPQIERPYKSPFGVLGAWLTVIIALITIAFQLTDPLYRQGIIGVAVWYGLAIIYFGAHGRKTLVYSPEEEFAVKQREGAASM; encoded by the coding sequence ATGGTTGGGGAATCCAAAAAACACGAAGGGGGTGTCTCCTATCACATTCCCGGTTCGGAATATTTCGAGAAACGCGTGTTGAAGCGCCACGCTGGCGTCTTTTCGCTTTGGGCGCTTGGCGTCGGCGCCGTCATCTCGGGCGACTTTTCAGGCTGGAACCTTGGCTTCGCCGTCGGGGGTTGGGGCGGCATGTTCGTCGGGACCGTTTTGATCGCAATCATGTATCTCGGTCTGACCTATTCTATCGCCGAGATGAGCCCCGCGTTGCCGCATACTGGTGGGGCCTATTCTTTCGCGCGCACGGCGTTCGGTCCGTGGGGCGGCTTCATCACCGGCATCGCCGAGAACATCGAATACGTGCTCACCCCCGCGGTCGTGGTCTATTTTATCGGCACCTACATGACGGCCATCACTGGCACCCCAGACGCCTGGCAGCCGGTCTGGTGGCTCATCGGCTACCTGATCTTTGTCGGGCTGAATGTGCGCGGGGTCGCTCTTTCATTCGGAGTAACGGTCATCGTCACGCTCATTGCCCTGGCGATCCTGGTGTTCTTCTTCGTCAGCGCGTTGGCGTCGGGACAGTTCGATTTCGCCAAGAATGCTATGAATATCGGAATCGGGCCGGATGGGGCGGCGGTGGCGCTGCCGGACGGGGGCGGGCCATTCCTGCCATTCGGCCTCAGGGGCATTTTCGCAGCGATGCCGTTCGCAGTCTGGCTGTTCCTCGCGATTGAACAATTGCCGCTTGCATCCGAGGAATCGGTGGATCCGAAGCGCGATATGCCCAAGGGGATTATGCTCGGGATGTTCACACTCCTGGCCACGGGCTTCCTGATCCTGATCATCAACCCTTCGTTGCCCGACGGGGCGTTTGCGTACGGAACGTCCGGCGAGCCTATACTTGATGGCTTCAGGGCAATCTACGGAACGGGTTGGGCAAAGGTCCTCGCGCTTTTCGCGGTCGCCGGACTTGTGGCGAGTTTCCATGCAATCATCTTCGCCTATGGCCGGCAGATCTATTCGCTCAGCCGCGCAGGCTACTTCCCGCACTTCCTCTCGGTAACCCATGGTGAGCACAAGACGCCCAATGTGGCGCTTGCTGCGGGATCGCTCGTGGGCTTCCTGGTGATGGTGGTGATCTGGTTCGCTCAAGGCGGTGAGGCAGCCGGCACGTATATTGGCGGCACGCTTCTGAACATGGCCGTGTTCGGCGCCATGTTCTCCTATCTTCTGCAGGGGCTGACCTTCCTTCAGTTGCGTCGCCGTTTCCCGCAGATCGAGCGGCCCTACAAGAGCCCCTTTGGCGTACTGGGAGCATGGCTGACCGTGATCATCGCCTTGATCACTATAGCCTTTCAGCTCACCGACCCGCTCTACCGGCAGGGCATAATCGGCGTAGCGGTCTGGTACGGACTGGCAATCATCTATTTCGGCGCCCATGGCCGCAAGACCCTGGTCTATTCGCCGGAGGAGGAATTTGCCGTTAAGCAGCGGGAGGGCGCAGCCTCGATGTAA
- a CDS encoding PTS sugar transporter subunit IIA translates to MISPILLEEDISLDLVTKGKQSALSKIAIRIARRTGLDEQMVLRGLFDRERLGSTGIGRGVAIPHALLSTIYSPVASLTRLAQPINFEGPDDDPVDLIYTVLWPRSATSAFLPALSQMCRLFRGSQVREQLRQARSVDEVLAILETEPHQEFPANLRVGPGVVMSKQFGNA, encoded by the coding sequence ATGATCTCCCCCATCTTGTTAGAAGAGGACATTTCGCTCGACCTGGTGACAAAGGGAAAGCAGTCAGCCTTGTCAAAGATCGCGATCAGGATTGCGCGCAGAACCGGGCTTGACGAGCAGATGGTTCTGCGTGGTCTTTTCGACCGCGAGCGTCTCGGCTCGACGGGCATCGGTCGTGGCGTCGCCATCCCCCACGCTCTGCTCAGCACAATCTATTCGCCTGTCGCGTCTTTGACACGCTTGGCCCAGCCCATCAATTTCGAGGGCCCGGACGACGATCCCGTCGATCTCATTTACACTGTGCTCTGGCCGCGCTCCGCCACTTCCGCCTTCCTCCCTGCCCTTTCGCAAATGTGCCGGCTGTTTCGGGGATCTCAGGTTCGCGAGCAGCTCCGGCAGGCTCGGTCAGTTGATGAGGTGTTGGCGATTCTCGAAACTGAGCCGCATCAGGAATTCCCCGCCAATTTGCGCGTCGGGCCTGGGGTTGTGATGTCCAAGCAGTTCGGAAATGCCTAG
- a CDS encoding cytochrome P450 produces MKLPIVGRTWLAVTHDACATLLKDHENFARDPANAGSRTQARILKFLPRTISLLALNMLGHDDPEHRRLRGLVDQAFQRQTIEAMKPMITEIADRLLDRLKGRLEADLMFGFCRDLPLSVICAMLGLPEQDHDRFKSWLGGLKDTANIGAVIRAIPGVIKVVRYLRRVSRPEGGATADGLISALRVAETDGQTLSEDELVSMIFLLFGAGQETTTHLISGGLFALLSHEDQLRRLQSDPSLMPTCVEECLRYVSPVQMTKPRFAIRDMVWQGRQFQRGDMFAGFLAAANCDLAKFENPRSFDITRHPNPHLSFGTGVHFCLGFQLARAEAAIAFERIITRFPDIRLDGSAREIQWRKRLGIRALAALPVRLVA; encoded by the coding sequence ATGAAGCTGCCAATTGTCGGGCGCACATGGCTCGCGGTAACACATGACGCATGCGCAACATTGTTGAAAGATCATGAGAACTTCGCCCGCGATCCCGCCAACGCTGGGAGCAGAACTCAGGCCCGAATACTGAAGTTCCTGCCGAGGACGATCAGTCTTCTGGCGCTGAACATGCTGGGCCACGACGATCCCGAGCATCGCCGCCTGCGCGGTCTCGTCGACCAGGCGTTCCAGCGCCAGACGATCGAGGCCATGAAGCCGATGATCACAGAAATCGCGGATCGGCTTCTCGACCGGCTAAAGGGGAGGCTAGAGGCGGATCTCATGTTTGGTTTCTGCCGCGACCTGCCGCTTTCGGTCATCTGTGCAATGCTCGGCCTGCCAGAGCAGGATCACGATCGTTTCAAGAGCTGGCTAGGGGGGCTGAAGGACACCGCCAATATTGGCGCGGTCATCCGCGCAATTCCCGGTGTGATCAAGGTTGTGCGCTATCTTCGCCGGGTCTCCAGACCGGAGGGCGGGGCAACAGCTGACGGATTGATCTCCGCACTGCGCGTCGCCGAAACGGATGGACAGACGCTCAGCGAGGACGAACTGGTGTCAATGATCTTCCTACTGTTCGGAGCTGGGCAGGAAACTACGACCCACCTGATTTCCGGCGGGCTCTTCGCATTGCTGTCGCACGAGGATCAACTGCGTCGGCTGCAGAGCGACCCAAGCCTGATGCCGACTTGTGTCGAGGAATGTCTGCGCTACGTATCTCCCGTGCAGATGACCAAGCCGCGTTTCGCGATCCGCGACATGGTTTGGCAGGGACGGCAATTCCAGCGCGGCGACATGTTCGCCGGATTTCTGGCTGCGGCGAACTGCGACCTTGCCAAGTTCGAGAACCCCCGCAGTTTCGACATCACCCGCCACCCGAACCCGCACCTTTCCTTCGGCACCGGTGTGCATTTCTGCCTTGGCTTCCAGCTCGCCCGGGCAGAGGCCGCGATCGCGTTCGAACGCATCATCACGCGATTTCCAGACATACGTCTCGACGGCAGCGCGCGGGAGATCCAATGGCGAAAGCGCCTTGGCATCCGCGCTTTGGCTGCGTTGCCGGTTCGACTGGTGGCGTGA
- a CDS encoding group III truncated hemoglobin → MSQSGRSSRTIVVDGVPLPDVLDETMIRGVVHGFYDEIRRDDLLAPIFRDRIEPDKWPQHLAKMCDFWSATLLRTSRYDGRPLPPHLAIAGLGVAHFRRWLKLFRTTVRRICPPEVATLFMDRALRIAHSFRLAIAFNRGETTIGIEPIAEKDL, encoded by the coding sequence ATGAGCCAGAGTGGCCGGAGTAGTAGAACGATCGTCGTCGATGGCGTCCCATTGCCGGACGTGCTTGACGAGACAATGATCCGCGGCGTGGTGCACGGTTTTTATGACGAAATTCGCCGTGATGACCTTCTCGCCCCCATTTTCCGCGACCGGATCGAGCCCGACAAGTGGCCGCAGCATCTGGCGAAGATGTGTGACTTCTGGTCGGCGACGCTACTTCGAACGTCCCGATATGACGGGAGGCCGCTGCCGCCACACCTGGCCATAGCCGGTCTCGGCGTGGCGCATTTCCGTCGCTGGTTAAAGTTGTTTCGCACAACGGTGCGCCGAATTTGCCCGCCTGAGGTGGCGACGCTTTTTATGGATCGCGCGCTGCGCATCGCACACAGTTTCCGTCTCGCGATCGCCTTCAATCGCGGCGAGACCACGATTGGCATCGAACCTATCGCTGAGAAAGACCTGTGA
- a CDS encoding two-component system sensor histidine kinase NtrB gives MNDHDDADRSASFLGVVSDLKGATFMPSSSFPCETQPRSQAECDEQAQVRAMPLDAQTAAQQRERATHRLAALGEMTSGIAHDFRNLLAVIESGLGLAERRADEPESVRAYIAAAREGIDRGIELTSQLLAFAKHQELDIHAGNLNEFLRSFEPFLRYGAGPDVRVRLELGSGVPDCLIDPALFDAAVLNLVMNARDAMPSGGEIHVITERFVQTIATPDPLGPGTYACVRVKDHGCGMAPEVLRKVFDPFFTTKGEKGTGIGLSQVQALAQMVNGRIRIRSERGIGTTVDLLFPSIQADI, from the coding sequence ATGAATGATCACGACGATGCGGATCGGAGCGCGAGCTTCTTGGGCGTCGTCAGTGATCTAAAGGGGGCCACTTTCATGCCGAGCAGCTCGTTTCCGTGCGAAACTCAACCACGCTCTCAAGCGGAATGCGACGAGCAGGCCCAGGTGCGCGCCATGCCTCTCGATGCCCAAACTGCAGCCCAGCAACGCGAGCGTGCAACGCATCGGCTTGCCGCTCTTGGCGAAATGACAAGCGGTATTGCGCATGACTTCAGAAATCTCCTGGCAGTAATCGAATCCGGGCTCGGGCTCGCCGAACGGAGAGCCGACGAGCCTGAAAGCGTGCGTGCCTACATTGCGGCAGCGCGGGAAGGGATCGATCGAGGGATCGAACTAACGTCACAGCTGCTGGCCTTCGCAAAGCACCAGGAACTCGATATCCACGCTGGCAATTTGAATGAGTTCCTGAGGTCTTTCGAGCCTTTCCTGAGGTATGGCGCGGGACCCGATGTCCGCGTCAGGCTGGAGCTTGGTTCCGGTGTCCCGGACTGCTTGATCGATCCGGCACTTTTCGACGCCGCGGTGCTTAATCTCGTCATGAACGCACGAGATGCGATGCCAAGTGGCGGGGAGATCCACGTCATTACCGAGCGATTTGTGCAGACGATTGCGACACCTGACCCGCTCGGGCCCGGAACCTACGCATGCGTTCGTGTCAAAGACCATGGTTGCGGCATGGCTCCTGAAGTCTTGCGGAAGGTGTTCGATCCTTTCTTCACGACGAAGGGTGAGAAAGGCACCGGGATAGGGCTGTCACAAGTGCAGGCATTGGCACAGATGGTTAACGGTCGGATCCGGATAAGGAGTGAACGAGGGATTGGAACAACCGTCGACCTCCTGTTCCCGTCAATCCAAGCGGACATTTAG
- a CDS encoding RrF2 family transcriptional regulator: MRLTSFSDYALRMLMYTASAGDRLITIEEAARTFNVSKTHLNKVANTLTRSGYLMAIRGRSGGLTLGRRPEMIRIGDVVRLTEPDFALVECFATGNQCVLTASCKLSGVFGEAITSFQNTLDRYTLADITLRPKDFLGGPTPPARTEVARNDV; the protein is encoded by the coding sequence ATGCGGCTGACCAGCTTCTCGGACTATGCATTGCGGATGCTGATGTACACGGCCTCCGCTGGTGACCGGCTCATAACGATCGAGGAAGCTGCCCGCACCTTCAACGTATCTAAGACGCATCTGAACAAGGTCGCCAATACCCTGACCCGCAGTGGCTATCTGATGGCGATCCGCGGCCGTTCTGGTGGTCTTACTCTCGGGCGCCGGCCCGAGATGATCCGGATCGGCGATGTCGTGCGGTTAACCGAGCCGGATTTCGCACTGGTTGAATGTTTCGCCACCGGAAACCAATGCGTACTAACCGCCTCATGCAAGCTTTCAGGCGTGTTTGGCGAAGCGATAACCTCCTTCCAGAACACCCTCGACCGCTACACGCTTGCCGACATCACGCTGAGACCCAAGGACTTCCTGGGGGGCCCGACACCGCCCGCCCGCACCGAGGTGGCACGCAACGACGTATAA